From a region of the Rhinopithecus roxellana isolate Shanxi Qingling chromosome 8, ASM756505v1, whole genome shotgun sequence genome:
- the LOC104681134 gene encoding olfactory receptor 2C3, whose amino-acid sequence MMEIANVSSPEVFVLLGFSARPSLEAVLFIVVLGFYMVSILGNGIIILVSRMDVHLHTPMYFFLANLSFLDISFTTSIVPQFLANLWGPQKTISYGGCVVQFCISHWLGATECVLLATMSYDRYAAICRPLHYIVIMHPQLCLGLALASWLGGLTTSMVGSTLTTLLPLCGNNRIDHFFCEMPLIMQLACVDISLNEMEMYLASFVFVVFPLGLILVSYGHIARALLKIRSAEGRRKALSTCSSHVAVVSLFYGSIIFMYLQPAKSTSHEQGKFIALFYTVVTPALNPFIYTLRNTEVKSALRHTVLENCCGSAGKRAQI is encoded by the coding sequence ATGATGGAAATAGCCAATGTGAGTTCTCCAGAAGTTTTTGTCCTCCTGGGCTTCTCTGCACGACCCTCACTAGAAGCTGTCCTCTTCATAGTTGTCTTGGGTTTTTACATGGTATCGATCTTGGGCAATGGCATCATCATTCTGGTCTCCCGTATGGATGTGCACCTCCACACGCCTATGTACTTCTTTCTTGCCAACCTCTCCTTCCTGGACATCAGCTTCACCACGAGCATTGTCCCACAGTTTCTGGCCAACCTCTGGGGACCACAGAAAACCATAAGCTATGGAGGGTGTGTGGTCCAGTTCTGTATCTCCCATTGGCTGGGGGCAACCGAGTGTGTCCTGCTGGCCACCATGTCCTATGACCGCTACGCTGCCATCTGCAGGCCACTCCATTACATTGTCATTATGCATCCACAGCTTTGCCTTGGGCTAGCTTTGGCCTCCTGGCTGGGAGGTCTGACCACCAGCATGGTGGGCTCCACTCTCACCACGCTCCTACCACTGTGTGGGAACAATCGCATAGACCACTTCTTTTGTGAGATGCCCCTCATTATGCAACTGGCTTGTGTGGATATCAGCCTCAATGAGATGGAGATGTACCTGGCCAGCTTTGTCTTTGTTGTCTTCCCTCTGGGGCTCATCCTGGTCTCTTACGGCCATATTGCCCGGGCCCTGTTAAAGATCAGGTCAGCAGAAGGGCGGAGAAAGGCACTCAGCACCTGTTCTTCCCACGTGGCCGTGGTGTCTCTGTTTTATGGAAGCATCATCTTCATGTATCTCCAGCCAGCCAAAAGCACCTCCCATGAGCAGGGCAAGTTCATAGCTCTCTTCTACACCGTAGTCACTCCTGCGCTGAACCCATTTATTTACACCCTGAGGAACACAGAGGTGAAGAGCGCCCTCCGGCACACTGTGTTGGAGAACTGCTGTGGCTCTGCAGGCAAGCGGGCCCAAATTTAG
- the GCSAML gene encoding germinal center-associated signaling and motility-like protein isoform X1 gives MGNYLLRKLSCLGENQKKPRKGNPDEERKRQEMTTFERKLQDQDKSKEVSSISNQENENGSGSEEVCYTVINHIPHRRSSLSSNDDGYENIDSLTRKVKEFRERSETEYALLRTSVSRPYSCTHEHDYEVVLPH, from the exons ATGGGAAATTATCTCCTGCGAAAACTCAG TTGTCTGGGAGAGAATCAAAAGAAGCCCAGGAAAGGAAACCCAGATGAGGAAAGAAAACG GCAGGAAATGACTACATTTGAAAGAAAACTTCAAGATCAAGATAAAA GCAAAGAAGTTTCATCCATTTCTAATCAG GAAAATGAGAATGGCAGTGGTTCTGAAGAAGTGTGCTACACTGTCATTAATCACATCCCCCATCGGAGATCTTCCCTGAGCTCCAATGATGATGGCTATGAGAACATTGACTCCCTCACAAGGAAAGTGAAAGAATTTAGAGAAAGGTCAGAGACAGAATATGCCCTTCTTAGGACTTCTGTTAGTAGGCCTTATTCCTGCACCCATGAGCATGATTACGAAGTTGTGCTTCCACACTGA
- the GCSAML gene encoding germinal center-associated signaling and motility-like protein isoform X2 → MTTFERKLQDQDKSKEVSSISNQENENGSGSEEVCYTVINHIPHRRSSLSSNDDGYENIDSLTRKVKEFRERSETEYALLRTSVSRPYSCTHEHDYEVVLPH, encoded by the exons ATGACTACATTTGAAAGAAAACTTCAAGATCAAGATAAAA GCAAAGAAGTTTCATCCATTTCTAATCAG GAAAATGAGAATGGCAGTGGTTCTGAAGAAGTGTGCTACACTGTCATTAATCACATCCCCCATCGGAGATCTTCCCTGAGCTCCAATGATGATGGCTATGAGAACATTGACTCCCTCACAAGGAAAGTGAAAGAATTTAGAGAAAGGTCAGAGACAGAATATGCCCTTCTTAGGACTTCTGTTAGTAGGCCTTATTCCTGCACCCATGAGCATGATTACGAAGTTGTGCTTCCACACTGA